One Tachypleus tridentatus isolate NWPU-2018 chromosome 3, ASM421037v1, whole genome shotgun sequence DNA window includes the following coding sequences:
- the LOC143247335 gene encoding uncharacterized protein LOC143247335 isoform X2 codes for MSSSWFKNLLGMKLTDEEMQNIPYPSFELGIHITMKDVQAFTILGMGIIGPLVAVVRGHRSVGNLRQAALNGGKYGAATGLVVGPLMTYGRVRNLEQDGIFDRCYRLRYNEGQVTVDRLSILGGLGGTGLGVAMGHGALSGGLVGMTAGVVMGGFYNNFIKNKL; via the coding sequence ATGAGTTCATCATGGTTCAAGAACCTTCTGGGCATGAAGCTAACTGATGAGGAGATGCAGAACATTCCTTACCCATCCTTTGAACTAGGCATTCACATAACCATGAAGGATGTGCAAGCTTTCACCATTTTAGGAATGGGTATTATTGGCCCACTAGTGGCAGTAGTCAGAGGTCATCGTTCTGTGGGAAATCTACGACAAGCAGCTTTGAATGGTGGCAAATATGGGGCAGCTACTGGCTTAGTTGTAGGACCTCTCATGACTTATGGACGGGTCAGAAATTTAGAACAGGATGGTATATTTGATCGTTGCTACAGATTGCGTTATAATGAGGGTCAAGTAACAGTTGACCGCTTGTCAATATTAGGTGGACTAGGAGGAACTGGTCTTGGAGTAGCAATGGGACATGGAGCTCTGTCAGGTGGCTTGGTTGGCATGACAGCTGGTGTTGTAATGGGaggtttttataataattttattaaaaataagttataa
- the LOC143247334 gene encoding techylectin-5B-like isoform X2 → MNSCRNKKVMFHLICIWLTGILLTVSVEGKTSDVSRYDLKDILDALPTTVWGMVNLVKEKLKDILPPPENKTSANTTMFTDCADLRHEGYAESNRVYTIWPRFLNEPIKVVCDMDTEGGGWTIIQRRGYYDDKPQDFNQSWYHYSVGFGSLNEDFWLDVELRVDLEDFSGKTVYAKFSHFLVMSERRKYQMFLGAYSGNAGDSLKYHNGSRFSTKDQDNDENSKSCSTGYGGHGGWWFKSCVQSTLNGIYHKTAKATKSWVGIAWNTFGGSAASLKRTEMKIRPSYFVIPH, encoded by the exons ATGAATAGTTGCAGAAATAAAAAGGTTATGTTCCATCTGATTTGTATATGGTTAACTGGAATACTTTTAACAGTGTCAGTAGAAGGAAAAACTTCTGATGTTTCCCGCTATGACTTGAAGGACATCTTAGATGCTTTACCTACAACTGTATGGGGAATGGTGAATCTGGTTAAGGAAAAGTTGAAAG atatattgCCGCCACCTGAAAACAAGACTTCTGCCAACACAACAATGTTTACAGACTGTGCAGATTTGAGGCATGAAGGTTATGCTGAAAGTAACCGGGTCTACACTATCTGGCCACGGTTCTTAAATGAACCAATTAAGGTTGTATGTGACATGGACACGGAAGGTGGTGGATGGACG ATAATACAACGTCGCGGATACTACGACGATAAACCCCAGGATTTCAATCAATCTTGGTATCACTACAGTGTTGGATTTGGATCACTGAACGAAGATTTTTGGCTCG ATGTGGAGCTTAGAGTGGATTTAGAAGATTTCTCAGGGAAAACAGTCTATGCtaagttttcacattttcttgTAATGAGTGAGAGAAGAAAATATCAGATGTTTCTTGGTGCCTATAGTGGTAATGCAG GTGATTCACTAAAATATCACAACGGCTCACGTTTCTCGACCAAAGATCAAGACAACGACGAAAATTCAAAAAGTTGTTCCACCGGATATGGAGGACATGGTGGATGGTGGTTTAAAAGTTGTGTCCAGAGCACCTTAAACGGTATTTACCACAAGACTGCAAAAGCTACAAAATCTTGGGTGGGAATCGCTTGGAATACTTTTGGTGGTTCAGCTGCTTCTCTGAAAAGAACAGAGATGAAAATCAGACCATCGTATTTTGTTATTCCTCATTGA
- the LOC143247335 gene encoding uncharacterized protein LOC143247335 isoform X1 yields MTLAWYTGIRCDRVKSLTREWGTANRENNMSSSWFKNLLGMKLTDEEMQNIPYPSFELGIHITMKDVQAFTILGMGIIGPLVAVVRGHRSVGNLRQAALNGGKYGAATGLVVGPLMTYGRVRNLEQDGIFDRCYRLRYNEGQVTVDRLSILGGLGGTGLGVAMGHGALSGGLVGMTAGVVMGGFYNNFIKNKL; encoded by the exons ATGACGTTAGCCtggtataccggcatacgatgcgatagggttaagagcctaacccgcgaatggggaaccgcgaatag AGAAAATAACATGAGTTCATCATGGTTCAAGAACCTTCTGGGCATGAAGCTAACTGATGAGGAGATGCAGAACATTCCTTACCCATCCTTTGAACTAGGCATTCACATAACCATGAAGGATGTGCAAGCTTTCACCATTTTAGGAATGGGTATTATTGGCCCACTAGTGGCAGTAGTCAGAGGTCATCGTTCTGTGGGAAATCTACGACAAGCAGCTTTGAATGGTGGCAAATATGGGGCAGCTACTGGCTTAGTTGTAGGACCTCTCATGACTTATGGACGGGTCAGAAATTTAGAACAGGATGGTATATTTGATCGTTGCTACAGATTGCGTTATAATGAGGGTCAAGTAACAGTTGACCGCTTGTCAATATTAGGTGGACTAGGAGGAACTGGTCTTGGAGTAGCAATGGGACATGGAGCTCTGTCAGGTGGCTTGGTTGGCATGACAGCTGGTGTTGTAATGGGaggtttttataataattttattaaaaataagttataa
- the LOC143247334 gene encoding techylectin-5B-like isoform X1 — MNSCRNKKVMFHLICIWLTGILLTVSVEGKTSDVSRYDLKDILDALPTTVWGMVNLVKEKLKDILPPPENKTSANTTMFTDCADLRHEGYAESNRVYTIWPRFLNEPIKVVCDMDTEGGGWTIIQRRGYYDDKPQDFNQSWYHYSVGFGSLNEDFWLGNDNIYALTNHKDVELRVDLEDFSGKTVYAKFSHFLVMSERRKYQMFLGAYSGNAGDSLKYHNGSRFSTKDQDNDENSKSCSTGYGGHGGWWFKSCVQSTLNGIYHKTAKATKSWVGIAWNTFGGSAASLKRTEMKIRPSYFVIPH; from the exons ATGAATAGTTGCAGAAATAAAAAGGTTATGTTCCATCTGATTTGTATATGGTTAACTGGAATACTTTTAACAGTGTCAGTAGAAGGAAAAACTTCTGATGTTTCCCGCTATGACTTGAAGGACATCTTAGATGCTTTACCTACAACTGTATGGGGAATGGTGAATCTGGTTAAGGAAAAGTTGAAAG atatattgCCGCCACCTGAAAACAAGACTTCTGCCAACACAACAATGTTTACAGACTGTGCAGATTTGAGGCATGAAGGTTATGCTGAAAGTAACCGGGTCTACACTATCTGGCCACGGTTCTTAAATGAACCAATTAAGGTTGTATGTGACATGGACACGGAAGGTGGTGGATGGACG ATAATACAACGTCGCGGATACTACGACGATAAACCCCAGGATTTCAATCAATCTTGGTATCACTACAGTGTTGGATTTGGATCACTGAACGAAGATTTTTGGCTCG GAAATGACAATATATATGCTTTGACAAATCATAAAGATGTGGAGCTTAGAGTGGATTTAGAAGATTTCTCAGGGAAAACAGTCTATGCtaagttttcacattttcttgTAATGAGTGAGAGAAGAAAATATCAGATGTTTCTTGGTGCCTATAGTGGTAATGCAG GTGATTCACTAAAATATCACAACGGCTCACGTTTCTCGACCAAAGATCAAGACAACGACGAAAATTCAAAAAGTTGTTCCACCGGATATGGAGGACATGGTGGATGGTGGTTTAAAAGTTGTGTCCAGAGCACCTTAAACGGTATTTACCACAAGACTGCAAAAGCTACAAAATCTTGGGTGGGAATCGCTTGGAATACTTTTGGTGGTTCAGCTGCTTCTCTGAAAAGAACAGAGATGAAAATCAGACCATCGTATTTTGTTATTCCTCATTGA
- the LOC143247336 gene encoding uncharacterized protein LOC143247336 — MLLHNENKYPSLPLAHSLHLKEEYNSVKTLLEALKYDEYGWEVIGDFKMVAFLMGLQGGFTKFPCYLCLWDSNDTAMHYNRKLWPQRTEFSVGRHNVKCEPLVDLQKVFPPLHIKLGLMKQFFTALDKESAAFKYLRDFFPKLSEEKVKGGVFVGPQTKKILECTEFPKKLSRKERSLGQLCRSD, encoded by the coding sequence atgctgctccataacgagaataagtatccgtctcttcccctggctcattcattgcacctcaaagaggaatacaacagcgtcaagaccttgctagaagccttgaagtatgatgagtatggctgggaggttatcggagactttaaaatggtggcattcctgatgggtctccaaggaggctttaccaagtttccctgttatctttgcctttgggacagcaatGACACTGCAATGCACTATAACAGGAAGctctggccacaacggaccgagttctctgtagggaggcacaatgtcaagtgtgagccactagtggacctccagaaggtgttcccaccattgcacataaaattgggtcttatgaaacagtttttcacagctcttgataaggagtctgcagccttcaagtaccttcgagacttcttccctaagctgtctgaggaaAAGGTCAAAggtggtgtcttcgttggaccacaaacaAAGAAGAtactggagtgcacagaattccccaagaagctcagtaggaaggaaagaagtttggggcagctttgtcgcagtgattag